One Bremerella cremea genomic window carries:
- a CDS encoding prolyl oligopeptidase family serine peptidase: MIRPLVCLLLVSFFGTSVSAQDPIKPIPRRLPAQSDYQLPAETREKLEKRVQEVEKANASLANDPLFADVDIYRKAVEYALRNNEFYGAGDIKKAQACLTMAQNRGEQLKKGEAPWTEQNGLVVRGYTSDIDGSVQPYGLVIPQELDLTKPQPLYIWLHGRGDKATDMHFIHERSTKAGQITPSDAIVVHPFGRQCIGFKSAGEIDVLDVVEEVKKHYNIDDQRIVLMGFSMGGAGCWHIGAHYAEDFVAMSPGAGFAETARYQGLKPENYPPEYEQTLWKVYDVPNYTTNLFNLPVVAYSGENDKQIQAARVMEEAFQKEGHELTHLIGPKMGHKYAPETLEQLLKMIKAARDAGQDAYPSNVTIQTPTLRYGKMHWVELLELTRHWEDSRVGALWKSDNELYIVTRNVDKMKVDPGTHKKFEVEIDGDKFSVDLPEPKDLILAKADGHWTFALQEIASEGLHKTPGLQGPIDDALLSPFLVVLPSGKSSNEQVQRWVDFESQHLADRWQALFRGKLRTKLDKEVTAEDIQKYNLICWGTPESNSLIKKTIDDLPLTWDAKEVSLGDTKVDAENHVPVMIYPNPLNPQKYLVLNSGPTFREDHDRTNSLQNPKLPDWAIFDIRQDPNGSSAGKVIAADFFDEAWQP, translated from the coding sequence ATGATTCGCCCATTGGTTTGCTTGCTTCTGGTTTCCTTTTTTGGCACCTCGGTTTCGGCTCAAGATCCGATCAAGCCCATCCCGCGTCGCTTGCCTGCTCAAAGCGATTACCAGCTTCCCGCTGAAACCCGCGAGAAGTTGGAGAAAAGGGTTCAAGAGGTTGAAAAAGCGAATGCCTCCCTGGCCAACGATCCTCTCTTCGCCGATGTCGACATCTATCGCAAGGCGGTTGAATACGCACTGCGTAACAACGAGTTTTACGGCGCAGGGGACATCAAGAAAGCACAAGCTTGCCTAACCATGGCGCAAAATCGGGGCGAGCAACTCAAGAAGGGGGAAGCTCCTTGGACCGAGCAAAACGGTTTGGTCGTGCGGGGTTACACCAGCGACATCGACGGCAGCGTTCAGCCGTATGGGTTGGTTATTCCGCAAGAGCTTGACCTTACCAAGCCGCAACCGCTGTACATTTGGCTGCACGGTCGAGGTGATAAAGCGACCGACATGCACTTCATTCACGAGCGATCCACCAAAGCAGGTCAGATCACTCCATCCGATGCCATCGTCGTCCATCCCTTTGGGCGACAATGTATCGGGTTCAAGTCGGCTGGAGAGATCGATGTGCTGGATGTGGTTGAAGAAGTAAAGAAGCATTACAACATCGACGATCAGCGAATCGTGCTGATGGGCTTCTCGATGGGTGGTGCCGGGTGCTGGCATATTGGTGCCCACTATGCCGAGGACTTCGTCGCCATGAGCCCTGGGGCTGGCTTCGCCGAAACGGCCCGCTACCAAGGTCTGAAACCGGAGAACTACCCGCCAGAGTACGAACAAACGTTGTGGAAGGTGTATGACGTACCGAACTACACGACCAACTTGTTCAATCTTCCCGTGGTGGCTTACAGCGGCGAGAACGACAAGCAAATTCAAGCAGCTCGCGTTATGGAAGAAGCCTTCCAAAAAGAAGGACACGAGCTTACCCACTTGATCGGCCCCAAAATGGGTCACAAGTATGCCCCAGAAACACTGGAACAACTGCTGAAGATGATTAAAGCGGCCCGTGATGCTGGTCAAGATGCTTACCCGAGCAACGTCACCATCCAAACCCCGACGCTCCGCTACGGCAAGATGCACTGGGTCGAACTGCTGGAACTAACCCGCCACTGGGAAGACAGCCGTGTCGGCGCTTTGTGGAAATCGGATAACGAACTTTACATCGTGACCCGTAATGTTGACAAAATGAAAGTCGATCCCGGCACGCATAAAAAGTTCGAGGTTGAAATTGATGGCGATAAATTCTCCGTCGATTTGCCTGAACCAAAAGACCTGATCCTTGCCAAGGCCGACGGACACTGGACATTCGCCCTCCAAGAGATTGCCTCGGAAGGTCTGCACAAAACGCCTGGCTTGCAAGGGCCGATCGACGACGCGTTGTTGTCGCCGTTTCTTGTCGTGCTGCCTTCTGGCAAGTCTTCCAACGAGCAAGTCCAACGCTGGGTCGATTTTGAGTCGCAGCACTTAGCCGACCGCTGGCAGGCTCTTTTCCGTGGCAAATTGCGTACAAAGCTCGACAAAGAGGTAACCGCTGAAGATATCCAGAAATACAACCTCATCTGCTGGGGAACCCCGGAAAGTAACTCGCTGATCAAAAAGACGATCGACGATTTACCACTGACCTGGGATGCCAAAGAAGTTTCTCTGGGCGATACCAAGGTCGACGCCGAGAACCACGTGCCGGTCATGATTTACCCGAACCCGCTCAACCCGCAGAAGTATCTGGTACTCAACAGCGGCCCAACCTTCCGGGAAGATCACGATCGCACCAACAGCTTGCAAAATCCGAAGCTCCCAGACTGGGCCATCTTCGATATTCGCCAAGACCCCAACGGCTCGTCCGCTGGCAAGGTCATCGCAGCCGACTTCTTCGACGAAGCCTGGCAGCCGTAA
- a CDS encoding 3-keto-disaccharide hydrolase: protein MQRPFARFLCAALLAAVTPLALLAADDSPTYTNPKEAGPDYALQGEYVGEVNVDGAKVKYGVQVIALGKDKFQAVTYPGGLPGDGYSGGSSYDDLLKAEGTARNGKVEFKGEDFIATLGDGKIEVVADNGDEIGTFKKVERKSPTLGKKAPEDAVVLFDGTTADKFENGKIVQEDLLLADCYSKEKFGDHTMHLEFRTPFKPEARGQGRGNSGVYIQSRYECQVLDSFGLSGEDNECGGIYKVSQPKVNMCYPPLTWQTYDIDFTAAKYDAEGKKTDNARVTIKQNGVVIHEDLELPQETPGRHKESPEKDALYLQGHGNPVVFRNIWVVEK, encoded by the coding sequence ATGCAGCGTCCCTTTGCTCGTTTTTTGTGCGCCGCTTTGTTGGCGGCCGTCACGCCACTGGCCCTGTTAGCCGCCGACGATTCGCCAACCTACACCAACCCCAAAGAAGCTGGCCCCGACTACGCACTTCAAGGTGAATACGTCGGCGAAGTGAACGTTGACGGTGCAAAAGTAAAATATGGCGTTCAAGTGATCGCTTTGGGTAAAGATAAATTCCAGGCCGTCACTTACCCTGGCGGACTTCCTGGCGACGGCTATTCCGGCGGTAGCTCGTACGACGACCTCCTCAAAGCTGAGGGAACTGCCCGAAATGGCAAAGTGGAATTCAAAGGCGAAGACTTCATTGCCACGCTCGGCGACGGTAAGATCGAAGTTGTCGCCGATAATGGTGACGAAATCGGCACCTTCAAAAAGGTCGAACGCAAAAGCCCTACGCTTGGCAAGAAGGCTCCGGAAGACGCAGTCGTCCTGTTCGATGGCACCACTGCTGACAAGTTCGAGAACGGAAAGATCGTGCAAGAAGACTTGCTGTTGGCCGATTGCTATTCAAAAGAAAAATTCGGCGATCACACGATGCACCTCGAGTTCCGCACTCCCTTCAAGCCAGAAGCACGGGGGCAAGGTCGCGGTAACAGCGGTGTCTACATCCAAAGCCGCTACGAATGTCAGGTTCTCGATTCGTTTGGCTTGTCTGGCGAAGACAATGAATGTGGCGGTATCTACAAGGTGTCGCAGCCCAAGGTGAACATGTGCTACCCGCCCCTCACCTGGCAAACGTACGACATTGACTTCACGGCTGCCAAGTACGATGCCGAAGGCAAGAAGACCGACAACGCCCGCGTGACGATCAAGCAAAACGGCGTGGTCATTCACGAAGATTTAGAACTCCCTCAGGAAACCCCAGGCCGCCACAAGGAAAGCCCTGAAAAGGACGCCTTGTACTTGCAAGGGCACGGCAATCCGGTTGTGTTCCGCAACATTTGGGTTGTCGAGAAATAA
- a CDS encoding DEAD/DEAH box helicase produces the protein MSLELFHPVVQAWFEKRFGKPTDAQNAGWPSIAQGQCTLIAAPTGSGKTLAAFMVCLDRLFRRWLAGKLHDTTYVVYVSPLKALSNDIHRNLDVPLMEICEMAESMGMLPPQIRTAVRTGDTPSSQRQAMTRRPPHILVTTPESLYLMLTADRSRKTLTNVDTVIIDEIHALARDKRGSHLTLTLERLEAVTAAPPTRIGLSATQKPIEEIACFLVGAERVDENGVPDCAIVDGGHRRQLDLEVVVPPSPLEAVCSNEQWGEVYDQLVEMIQSHHSTLVFVNTRRMAERVAHRLTEVLGDDVITSHHGSLSKEIRHSAEQRLKEGKLKAIVATASLEMGIDIGFIDLVVQIGSARSIANFLQRVGRSGHSLTGTPKGRLFPLTRDELIECLALMRSVEQGTLDRIEIPVAPLDILAQQIVAEVSAEEQDEVALFERFRKAWPYRELSFQKYQDVLEMVNEGVTRSIKTGAHIHRDRINGKLRPRRGARISATTSGGAIPDMPIYRVLTEPENQVVGTVDEHFAVDSKAGDVFLLGNTSWRVAGIKGSDVLVHDAQGQPPSVPFWFGEAPGRTIELSQAVAELREEIAERIVAAAEDPSREKLTVPSQNEGLLESSQDQVDVATILWVQKECHATAWAALQAVRYVAAQHAAMGLVPTQTKIVFERFFDEAGSMQLVVHSPFGTRINRAWGLAFRKRFCRSFDFELQASADDDGIVLSLGPQHSFPLEDMFKMLNSDNGQALLEQALLAFPMFQIRWRWNATRSLAILRYMGGKKVPPHMVRFRSDDLLAAAFPDQVGCLENHSEDIKYPDHPLVQQTLHDCLTEGMDVERWKALLRKVEAGEVQFIARQTREPSPFAHERINANPYSFLDPAGLEDRRTRAVTTRRTLAPGEMKELGQLSPEAIATVRREAWPTARDVDELHDVLSSMIVLPASQGAEWQSLFDRLVKTGRGTSYIRDGHEPLWIATEKLPIVSAALPGGTALPAVNVPESVTKELEAHEAWVELIRSVAPCLGPFSTEELAQTWGLKSSSVMAACEAVEAEGVILRGHYSTQGSQHEGDLQWCDRRLLARIHRLTVNGLRQQIQPVERDVFLRFLVRHQNLQRETKSSGARGLSAVIGLLQGFEASAGSWERNLLAARLDDYDPDWLDNQLTSGELIWGRLRPPHGDAEEGPSMASLRRSVPMAVVLRENLGWLIPDVRQSAEALARGNARDVLEALQARGALFHQDLRVLTKLLPTHLDEALRELAALGLVTCDSFSAVRKIVDDSHAKKSRSRRKTNATARAGRWSLFPGIVEEVTAEDYLHRWCQQLIQRYGVLFRDLLHRETAAPSWAQLVPMLRRMERRGELRGGRFVKNAGGEQYGTEQAIYALRKLREAKPDDPWVAVSGNDPLNLAGVMTDDAKLPAIHTNTLIWQNGQLLATKRGGEIVFHRPVPPDEQIEMTRALHAGRRLPPQTVPIGFPRRRSTAG, from the coding sequence ATGTCGCTAGAACTGTTTCATCCCGTTGTCCAAGCCTGGTTTGAAAAGCGGTTTGGCAAGCCGACCGACGCTCAGAACGCCGGTTGGCCCTCTATTGCCCAGGGGCAGTGTACTCTGATTGCTGCCCCGACCGGCTCTGGTAAGACACTAGCGGCTTTTATGGTTTGCCTCGACCGCCTCTTTCGTCGCTGGCTAGCCGGCAAGCTGCACGATACGACCTACGTCGTTTACGTCTCGCCCCTGAAAGCCCTCAGCAACGACATCCATCGCAACTTGGATGTCCCGCTAATGGAAATCTGCGAGATGGCCGAATCGATGGGGATGTTGCCCCCTCAAATCCGTACGGCAGTCCGCACCGGCGATACCCCTTCGTCCCAGCGACAAGCGATGACCCGACGTCCGCCACACATTTTGGTGACCACGCCGGAATCGCTTTACCTGATGCTGACGGCCGACCGTAGCCGGAAAACACTGACCAATGTCGATACGGTCATTATCGACGAAATCCATGCACTCGCCCGTGACAAACGAGGCTCCCACCTCACGTTAACGCTCGAGCGTCTGGAAGCGGTCACCGCCGCACCTCCTACGCGAATTGGGCTGTCCGCAACGCAAAAACCGATCGAGGAGATCGCCTGTTTCCTGGTCGGTGCCGAGCGTGTCGACGAGAACGGCGTACCCGATTGTGCGATTGTCGACGGAGGGCACCGGCGGCAGTTAGACCTGGAAGTGGTGGTCCCACCTTCTCCCTTGGAAGCGGTTTGCTCCAACGAACAGTGGGGAGAAGTGTACGACCAACTGGTCGAGATGATTCAATCGCATCACAGCACACTGGTCTTCGTGAACACACGTCGCATGGCCGAACGGGTAGCCCATCGCTTGACCGAGGTACTCGGCGACGACGTAATCACCAGCCATCACGGCAGCCTCTCGAAAGAGATTCGTCATTCCGCCGAGCAACGTCTGAAAGAAGGCAAGCTCAAAGCGATTGTGGCGACCGCTTCGTTGGAAATGGGAATCGATATCGGCTTTATCGATTTGGTCGTACAGATCGGCTCGGCTCGTAGTATCGCCAATTTCCTGCAGCGGGTTGGCCGCTCGGGACACTCCCTCACCGGAACCCCTAAAGGACGCCTGTTCCCGTTAACGCGCGACGAGCTAATCGAGTGCCTGGCGTTGATGCGCAGTGTCGAGCAAGGGACGCTCGATCGGATCGAAATCCCGGTCGCTCCGCTCGACATTTTAGCCCAACAGATCGTGGCGGAAGTCTCGGCGGAAGAACAAGACGAAGTCGCCCTATTCGAGCGATTCCGTAAAGCGTGGCCTTATCGCGAGCTTTCCTTTCAGAAATACCAAGATGTCTTAGAGATGGTCAACGAAGGGGTAACTCGTTCGATCAAGACGGGCGCCCACATCCATCGCGATCGCATCAACGGCAAGTTGCGGCCTCGTCGCGGAGCCCGCATCAGCGCGACGACTTCCGGCGGGGCAATCCCCGACATGCCCATTTATCGCGTACTGACCGAGCCAGAGAATCAAGTCGTTGGCACGGTCGACGAACACTTCGCCGTCGACAGCAAAGCAGGCGATGTCTTCCTGCTGGGGAACACCTCGTGGCGCGTGGCCGGTATTAAAGGCAGCGATGTTCTGGTCCACGATGCCCAAGGTCAGCCCCCCAGTGTTCCTTTCTGGTTCGGAGAAGCCCCTGGCCGAACGATCGAACTTTCGCAAGCGGTGGCCGAACTTCGCGAAGAGATTGCCGAGCGTATCGTTGCCGCAGCAGAGGATCCTTCTCGCGAAAAACTGACCGTGCCGTCACAAAACGAAGGTCTGTTGGAATCTTCGCAAGATCAAGTCGACGTGGCCACAATTCTGTGGGTTCAAAAAGAATGCCACGCGACGGCCTGGGCAGCATTGCAAGCGGTACGCTATGTTGCCGCCCAGCATGCGGCCATGGGCTTGGTGCCGACCCAAACGAAAATCGTCTTCGAGCGTTTTTTCGACGAAGCTGGCAGCATGCAGTTGGTCGTTCACTCCCCCTTTGGCACACGGATCAATCGAGCATGGGGACTCGCGTTTCGCAAACGATTTTGCCGCTCGTTTGACTTCGAGCTTCAAGCCAGCGCCGACGACGACGGTATCGTTCTCTCGCTTGGCCCGCAGCATAGTTTTCCGCTGGAAGACATGTTCAAGATGCTTAACTCCGACAACGGCCAAGCCCTGCTGGAACAAGCGCTGCTGGCGTTCCCGATGTTCCAAATTCGCTGGCGCTGGAATGCGACTCGTTCGCTGGCCATTTTGCGGTATATGGGGGGCAAGAAGGTACCGCCCCACATGGTTCGCTTCCGCTCCGACGACCTCCTTGCAGCCGCATTCCCCGACCAAGTCGGCTGCCTCGAAAACCACTCGGAAGACATCAAATACCCAGACCATCCGCTCGTGCAACAAACCTTGCACGACTGTTTAACCGAAGGGATGGATGTCGAACGCTGGAAGGCGTTGCTTCGCAAGGTGGAAGCTGGCGAAGTGCAGTTCATTGCCCGCCAAACCCGCGAACCTTCCCCCTTCGCCCACGAACGCATCAACGCGAATCCTTATTCGTTCCTCGATCCTGCTGGGCTCGAAGATCGTCGCACGCGTGCCGTGACCACGCGTCGTACGTTGGCTCCTGGCGAAATGAAAGAGCTGGGGCAACTCTCCCCCGAAGCCATCGCCACCGTCCGCCGCGAAGCCTGGCCGACGGCGCGCGACGTGGACGAATTGCACGACGTACTCAGCTCGATGATCGTCCTGCCTGCTTCCCAAGGTGCCGAGTGGCAAAGCTTGTTCGATCGGCTGGTTAAAACCGGACGGGGCACCAGCTACATCCGCGACGGGCACGAACCTCTTTGGATCGCGACAGAAAAGCTGCCGATCGTCAGCGCTGCTTTGCCTGGCGGTACCGCATTGCCGGCGGTTAACGTCCCTGAAAGCGTAACCAAGGAGTTAGAAGCCCACGAAGCTTGGGTCGAGTTGATTCGCAGCGTCGCGCCTTGCCTTGGTCCATTTTCAACAGAAGAACTCGCCCAGACCTGGGGGCTGAAATCGTCCAGCGTGATGGCCGCTTGCGAGGCGGTAGAAGCGGAAGGGGTAATCCTGCGTGGTCATTACTCCACTCAAGGTTCGCAGCACGAAGGTGACTTGCAGTGGTGCGACCGGCGACTCTTGGCTCGCATTCACCGCTTAACCGTCAACGGCTTACGCCAACAGATTCAACCGGTCGAACGCGATGTCTTTCTGCGTTTTCTGGTGCGGCACCAAAACCTGCAACGCGAAACCAAGTCGTCTGGTGCGCGTGGCCTTTCGGCGGTGATCGGGCTACTGCAAGGCTTCGAAGCGTCGGCTGGCAGTTGGGAACGCAATTTACTTGCGGCCCGCCTCGACGACTACGATCCTGATTGGCTCGACAATCAGTTGACCTCGGGCGAGCTGATTTGGGGCCGCCTCCGACCTCCTCACGGAGACGCCGAAGAGGGGCCTAGTATGGCATCGCTTCGCCGTAGCGTTCCGATGGCGGTTGTGCTGCGCGAGAACCTGGGCTGGCTCATCCCCGACGTCCGCCAGTCCGCCGAAGCCTTGGCGAGAGGCAACGCACGAGACGTGCTCGAAGCGTTGCAAGCTCGTGGAGCTTTGTTCCACCAAGACTTACGCGTGCTGACCAAGCTGTTGCCTACACACCTGGATGAAGCCCTCAGAGAACTCGCCGCTTTGGGGCTGGTTACCTGCGATAGTTTTTCCGCCGTGCGAAAGATTGTAGACGATAGCCACGCGAAGAAATCACGCAGCCGCCGCAAAACCAACGCCACGGCGCGGGCTGGTCGCTGGTCTCTCTTCCCAGGGATTGTCGAAGAAGTGACGGCCGAGGACTACTTGCATCGCTGGTGCCAACAATTGATACAACGGTATGGTGTCCTCTTCCGAGATCTACTTCATCGCGAGACGGCTGCTCCTTCCTGGGCTCAGCTAGTTCCGATGCTGCGGCGGATGGAACGTCGAGGCGAGCTACGCGGTGGCCGCTTCGTTAAGAATGCAGGAGGGGAACAATACGGCACCGAACAAGCCATCTACGCACTGCGCAAGCTGCGCGAAGCCAAGCCTGACGATCCTTGGGTTGCGGTCAGCGGGAACGATCCCCTGAATCTGGCTGGCGTGATGACCGACGACGCCAAGCTACCGGCCATTCATACCAATACCCTCATTTGGCAAAACGGCCAGCTGTTGGCAACCAAACGAGGAGGCGAGATCGTCTTCCACCGCCCTGTCCCCCCTGACGAACAGATCGAAATGACCCGCGCCCTGCATGCAGGCAGGCGTTTACCACCGCAAACGGTCCCCATCGGCTTTCCTCGACGGCGATCGACGGCAGGATAG
- a CDS encoding HNH endonuclease, with amino-acid sequence MTVSASMRLEIARRAGNCCEYCQMPQGYDPATFEVDHIIPEKMKGETSLPNLCLACFPCNNCKGPNIAGIDPETKQKTFLFDPRNEAWREHFVWDGPYLRGKTSVGRATVDLLQINLSFRIAFRRQLIVEGVFPPKHFP; translated from the coding sequence ATGACGGTCTCAGCTTCGATGCGTCTGGAGATCGCCAGACGGGCTGGCAATTGCTGCGAATATTGCCAGATGCCTCAAGGGTATGATCCTGCTACGTTTGAAGTGGATCACATTATCCCAGAGAAGATGAAAGGGGAAACTTCTCTTCCTAATTTATGTCTGGCATGCTTTCCATGCAATAACTGCAAAGGGCCAAACATTGCTGGTATTGACCCCGAAACCAAGCAGAAAACGTTTCTTTTTGATCCTCGCAATGAAGCCTGGAGAGAACATTTTGTTTGGGACGGGCCCTATTTGCGAGGAAAAACCTCTGTTGGTCGAGCAACAGTTGATTTACTTCAGATTAATTTATCTTTCCGAATTGCTTTTCGTCGTCAGTTAATTGTTGAAGGTGTTTTTCCACCAAAGCACTTTCCCTAG
- a CDS encoding 3-keto-disaccharide hydrolase, whose product MLRPALLFACLLLLPVSFLHAEEKPETTKSESKVRKLFDGKTLKGWKINDKGYYKDHGDVTVKEGEIHLAKGDPATGIVLSTQPPKMNYEIHLEAKRVDGSDFFCGLTFPVGDTHQTLIIGGWGGGVTGLSNVDGMAAVENDTTGYTEFENNQWYKIRVRVEPKAIRVWIDDEKIIHLNPEGRRLDIWIEQDTSKPLGIGTWYTGSALRNIGIEKLD is encoded by the coding sequence ATGCTTCGCCCTGCCCTTTTGTTTGCGTGCTTGTTGCTGTTACCCGTTTCCTTTCTTCATGCCGAAGAAAAACCAGAAACAACCAAGTCCGAATCGAAAGTGAGAAAGCTATTCGATGGCAAGACGCTGAAAGGGTGGAAGATCAACGACAAGGGCTACTACAAAGACCACGGCGATGTCACGGTTAAAGAAGGGGAAATCCATCTTGCCAAAGGTGACCCGGCCACCGGGATCGTGCTATCGACTCAGCCGCCCAAAATGAACTACGAGATCCATCTGGAAGCCAAGCGGGTTGATGGTTCCGACTTCTTCTGCGGCTTGACCTTCCCCGTCGGAGACACCCATCAAACGCTGATTATCGGCGGCTGGGGAGGTGGCGTGACCGGCTTGTCGAACGTCGACGGGATGGCAGCCGTCGAAAACGACACCACCGGCTATACCGAGTTCGAGAACAACCAATGGTACAAAATACGTGTCCGTGTCGAACCGAAGGCAATCCGCGTGTGGATCGATGACGAAAAGATCATCCACCTCAATCCAGAAGGGCGCCGCCTCGATATTTGGATCGAGCAAGACACCTCGAAACCCCTCGGCATAGGGACTTGGTACACCGGCTCGGCATTGCGAAATATCGGGATCGAAAAGCTTGACTAG
- a CDS encoding PAS domain-containing hybrid sensor histidine kinase/response regulator — translation MIEFDNFNFSIAVVANNEQSERIVTKLLACGVSQDELLVVTPDCWAEATKARPSLCIWGLPANTEQDKAASLASMLPARLENSLNLRVGPYAPPEQSRYQMSWEEFDSLQAQDRLRNIIEQAHACQVYRVREHWYRMAVVEGNVGLWWWDQVLDFIYLSRHFQQMLGLSLVDLPANSQQWLEMVHPSERAGFAEAIHQQLAQDAEHFQYECRIRHQGDQYRWYSLSGQVSREEYNRPRVIGAAIDITEKKEAELRLAQANQLAQAAIRAKNEFLTNMSHNLRTPLTAVMGFAEMLNDFQPDRAASDAIQSIQENSKQLLRLLDDILELSCIESTAPTPNLCKTSIDELLRSSVEVYYLMAVQRGLAFNIEVQLETPPVLLADATRIRLILSRLIENAIKFTNQGEVSISVHYEDEPTPSLEFMVVDTGIGIPADRHDLIFEPFSQADNSTSRTHGGGGLGLSICKRNAELLGGSLSLESEVDVGTQFTLCVPVELPLTSPSLRVDTDANGQKPALPNLTGCRVLLVEDGIDNQRLIKAFLKKAGAEVVVAENGKIAVDWILAKRPVANENADDTDPEVDVILMDMQMPVMDGYQATQTLRNHNFRKPIIAVTAHALQGDRQRCLDAGCDDYYTKPITRQTLLEVVKQYSPRVPQLVT, via the coding sequence ATGATCGAATTTGATAACTTCAACTTCAGTATTGCGGTTGTTGCCAACAACGAGCAGTCCGAGAGGATCGTAACGAAACTCTTGGCATGTGGCGTAAGCCAAGATGAACTATTGGTAGTGACCCCAGACTGTTGGGCCGAAGCCACCAAAGCCCGTCCTTCCCTCTGTATTTGGGGGCTGCCAGCCAATACAGAACAAGATAAGGCTGCCTCTCTCGCATCGATGTTGCCGGCAAGATTGGAAAACAGCCTTAATCTTCGCGTCGGCCCCTACGCCCCTCCCGAGCAATCTCGTTACCAGATGAGTTGGGAAGAATTTGATTCTCTCCAAGCACAAGACCGGCTGCGCAATATCATCGAACAAGCCCACGCCTGCCAGGTTTACCGTGTGCGCGAGCACTGGTATCGCATGGCGGTCGTCGAAGGCAACGTCGGGCTTTGGTGGTGGGACCAAGTTCTCGATTTCATATATCTCTCGCGGCATTTCCAGCAGATGCTGGGACTCTCGCTTGTCGATCTTCCTGCCAACTCTCAGCAGTGGCTGGAAATGGTCCATCCAAGCGAACGCGCTGGCTTTGCCGAGGCGATTCATCAACAACTCGCTCAGGACGCAGAGCATTTCCAATACGAATGTCGTATTCGCCATCAAGGCGATCAGTATCGCTGGTATTCGCTTAGCGGTCAGGTCAGTCGCGAAGAATATAACCGCCCTCGCGTGATCGGAGCGGCCATTGACATCACCGAAAAGAAAGAAGCCGAACTGCGTCTGGCTCAAGCCAATCAGTTAGCTCAAGCGGCTATTCGCGCGAAGAATGAATTCCTGACTAACATGAGCCACAACCTACGAACACCTCTGACAGCCGTCATGGGTTTCGCTGAAATGCTCAACGACTTCCAGCCCGATCGGGCGGCATCGGATGCAATTCAATCGATTCAAGAGAACAGCAAACAACTGCTGCGACTGTTGGACGACATCTTAGAGCTTTCCTGCATCGAATCGACTGCCCCGACCCCCAACCTCTGTAAAACCTCGATCGATGAACTACTGAGAAGTTCCGTTGAGGTCTATTACCTAATGGCAGTCCAGCGAGGACTTGCGTTCAACATTGAAGTACAACTGGAAACGCCACCGGTACTACTGGCCGACGCCACGAGAATTCGCTTAATCCTTTCCCGGCTGATCGAGAACGCGATTAAATTTACGAACCAAGGTGAAGTTAGTATCAGCGTACATTACGAAGATGAGCCCACACCTTCACTTGAATTTATGGTTGTCGATACAGGGATTGGAATTCCCGCAGACCGCCACGATTTGATCTTCGAGCCCTTCTCTCAAGCCGATAACTCGACCTCGCGCACGCACGGTGGCGGCGGCCTGGGACTTTCGATTTGCAAACGCAATGCAGAACTTTTAGGTGGAAGCCTCTCGCTCGAAAGCGAAGTGGACGTTGGAACGCAGTTCACTTTGTGCGTACCGGTCGAGCTTCCATTGACTTCTCCGTCACTCCGTGTTGATACGGATGCCAACGGACAGAAGCCAGCACTTCCCAACCTGACTGGCTGCCGAGTATTGCTGGTGGAAGATGGCATCGATAATCAGCGGCTGATCAAGGCCTTCCTTAAGAAAGCCGGCGCCGAGGTGGTAGTTGCAGAAAACGGCAAGATCGCGGTGGACTGGATTCTCGCTAAGCGTCCCGTTGCCAACGAGAATGCTGATGACACCGATCCCGAAGTCGATGTCATTCTGATGGACATGCAAATGCCGGTGATGGACGGATACCAAGCGACCCAAACCTTGCGAAATCACAATTTCCGCAAGCCAATTATTGCGGTGACTGCGCATGCCCTGCAAGGCGACCGGCAACGATGCCTAGATGCCGGCTGCGACGACTACTACACCAAACCGATTACCCGCCAAACATTACTCGAAGTCGTCAAGCAATATTCGCCCCGCGTACCGCAGTTGGTCACGTAG